A genomic region of Gossypium hirsutum isolate 1008001.06 chromosome D01, Gossypium_hirsutum_v2.1, whole genome shotgun sequence contains the following coding sequences:
- the LOC107905301 gene encoding cytokinin riboside 5'-monophosphate phosphoribohydrolase LOG3 isoform X1 — translation MEMESETKQSKFKRICVFCGSSQGKKRSYQDAAIELGRELVSRNIDLVYGGGSIGLMGLVSQAVHNGGRHVIGVIPKTLMPRELTGETIGEVKAVADMHQRKAEMAKHSDAFIALPGGYGTLEELLEVITWAQLGIHDKSVGLLNVDGYYNSLLSFMDKAVEEGFISPSARQIIVSAPTAKELVKKLEEYVPCHERVASKLSWEMEQLGYSKTYDISR, via the exons ATGGAGATGGAGAGTGAAACAAAGCAATCAAAATTTAAGAGGATTTGTGTGTTTTGTGGAAGTAGTCAAGGCAAAAAGAGAAGTTACCAAGATGCAGCTATTGAGCTTGGAAGGGAATTG GTCTCAAGGAACATTGATTTGGTCTATGGAGGAGGTAGCATAGGATTGATGGGTTTAGTTTCACAAGCTGTTCACAATGGTGGTCGCCATGTCATTGG TGTTATTCCCAAGACACTCATGCCTCGAGag TTAACTGGTGAAACAATAGGGGAAGTGAAAGCTGTTGCAGATATGCATCAAAGGAAGGCAGAGATGGCTAAGCATTCAGATGCTTTCATTGCCTTACCAG GTGGTTATGGAACTCTTGAAGAACTACTTGAAGTCATTACTTGGGCTCAGCTCGGAATTCATGATAAATCA GTTGGCTTGTTGAATGTTGATGGATACTATAACTCATTGCTTTCCTTTATGGATAAAGCTGTGGAAGAAGGGTTTATTAGTCCAAGTGCACGCCAAATCATTGTATCTGCACCCACAGCAAAGGAGCTAGTAAAGAAATTGGAG GAATACGTACCCTGCCATGAAAGAGTTGCTTCAAAGTTGAGTTGGGAGATGGAACAGCTTGGTTACTCTAAAACATATGATATATCTAGGTAA
- the LOC107905295 gene encoding uncharacterized protein — MDFKTLKLMIFHGSLARRVLLRALMVITALSIVPLLQIISGVDLESGYSSSFIFPGTFFFSKAWGSFKMVQYGGNRNLTTSVVKELMGKNMLNYSAKALCVGEGSMSAVMALKNLGFFDVHGVYRHPFSSLKHKKFIYELDYEDKSYDFVLSRDLDKVSVPALLVLEIERVLKPGGIGAILIGPTGSDPTSLIRSATPVSSLLKASIVVYVDHLNELTLVVFEKKLENVTYFEQYRLPADCPSMTNNKAIMNHIEPLMEVKPMEFEENIAYLPEFVNVSSKQRLVYIDIGASEHMNSNVSSWFFPSYPLDHKAFDVYFVDHNISVMLSYIKRHGINFVYYPGLAENRATSSSTNRDSDPFLEDEGFDFQLWFKDTVQYADYVVLKMNAGDVELQLLSDLFESGIICFIDELFLHCSDRTESGQALKGGDCMSLFKSLRRAGVYVHQWWGA; from the coding sequence ATGGATTTTAAGACCTTGAAATTGATGATCTTTCATGGTTCTTTAGCAAGACGTGTACTTTTACGTGCTCTAATGGTGATTACTGCTTTGTCAATTGTTCCTCTACTGCAAATCATATCTGGGGTTGACCTTGAATCTGGCTATTCAAGTTCATTTATATTCCCAGGCACTTTTTTCTTCTCTAAAGCTTGGGGTTCATTTAAAATGGTTCAATATGGAGGAAATAGGAACTTGACAACCAGTGTGGTTAAAGAGCTAATGGGAAAGAACATGTTGAATTACAGTGCAAAAGCTCTATGTGTTGGTGAAGGGTCAATGTCAGCTGTCATGGCATTGAAAAACTTGGGATTCTTTGATGTTCATGGGGTTTATAGACACCCCTTTTCCTCTCTTAAGCATAAGAAATTCATTTATGAGCTTGATTATGAAGACAAATCTTATGATTTTGTGTTGTCAAGGGATTTAGATAAAGTATCTGTCCCTGCGCTTCTTGTGCTTGAGATTGAACGTGTTCTTAAACCAGGTGGAATTGGTGCTATACTTATTGGTCCTACTGGTTCAGACCCTACTAGCTTGATTAGATCGGCTACGCCGGTTTCTTCTCTATTGAAAGCTTCTATTGTTGTTTATGTCGATCATTTGAATGAGCTGACATTAGTTGTATTCGAGAAGAAACTTGAAAACGTCACTTACTTTGAGCAATATCGTCTCCCTGCTGATTGTCCATCTATGACAAACAACAAAGCTATAATGAATCATATTGAGCCTCTTATGGAAGTGAAACCAATGGAGTTTGAGGAAAACATTGCTTATTTGCCTGAGTTTGTTAATGTATCTTCGAAGCAACGGTTGGTTTATATTGATATCGGGGCCAGTGAACATATGAACTCGAATGTTTCAAGCTGGTTCTTCCCATCTTATCCTTTGGATCATAAAGCTTTCGATGTTTATTTCGTTGATCATAATATTTCAGTGATGCTATCTTATATCAAAAGACATGGTATTAACTTTGTTTATTACCCTGGCCTTGCTGAAAACCGAGCTACATCGAGTTCAACTAATAGGGATTCGGATCCATTTCTTGAAGATGAAGGGTTTGACTTTCAACTCTGGTTTAAAGATACAGTCCAATATGCAGATTATGTGGTTCTGAAAATGAACGCAGGTGATGTGGAGTTACAACTTCTATCAGATTTGTTTGAAAGTGGAATCATATGCTTCATCGATGAACTTTTTCTTCACTGCTCGGACCGAACTGAAAGTGGACAAGCTCTGAAAGGAGGAGACTGTATGAGTCTCTTCAAGTCCCTTAGAAGAGCTGGTGTTTATGTGCATCAATGGTGGGGAGCTTAG
- the LOC107905301 gene encoding cytokinin riboside 5'-monophosphate phosphoribohydrolase LOG3 isoform X3 → MVSRNIDLVYGGGSIGLMGLVSQAVHNGGRHVIGVIPKTLMPRELTGETIGEVKAVADMHQRKAEMAKHSDAFIALPGGYGTLEELLEVITWAQLGIHDKSVGLLNVDGYYNSLLSFMDKAVEEGFISPSARQIIVSAPTAKELVKKLEEYVPCHERVASKLSWEMEQLGYSKTYDISR, encoded by the exons ATG GTCTCAAGGAACATTGATTTGGTCTATGGAGGAGGTAGCATAGGATTGATGGGTTTAGTTTCACAAGCTGTTCACAATGGTGGTCGCCATGTCATTGG TGTTATTCCCAAGACACTCATGCCTCGAGag TTAACTGGTGAAACAATAGGGGAAGTGAAAGCTGTTGCAGATATGCATCAAAGGAAGGCAGAGATGGCTAAGCATTCAGATGCTTTCATTGCCTTACCAG GTGGTTATGGAACTCTTGAAGAACTACTTGAAGTCATTACTTGGGCTCAGCTCGGAATTCATGATAAATCA GTTGGCTTGTTGAATGTTGATGGATACTATAACTCATTGCTTTCCTTTATGGATAAAGCTGTGGAAGAAGGGTTTATTAGTCCAAGTGCACGCCAAATCATTGTATCTGCACCCACAGCAAAGGAGCTAGTAAAGAAATTGGAG GAATACGTACCCTGCCATGAAAGAGTTGCTTCAAAGTTGAGTTGGGAGATGGAACAGCTTGGTTACTCTAAAACATATGATATATCTAGGTAA
- the LOC107902625 gene encoding uncharacterized protein: MYNKGYSKSVTVSQPGKVAATQQNSSRQEVSTRRNVERPQFTPIPMSYRELYRNLFDANVVSLFYLKPLQPPYPKWYDANAQCDYHAGITGHSTENCTAFKKLVERLIGMGVVKFDDATKAENPLPDHTDGGVNMVGEDRRIKADTADVKTPLRRVWKEMVKRGLIVSEGSCERKRNYCEFHHEVGHEIQECTEFRALIQGMMDNWEVKFCEGVQEESDVCASELALGVPKVNRPMVIISRPQNSEVGERITPKVIIQKPTVFTYKDNRRVPWNYNCNVTIPGKKDMVSKEDQDKGRHYEQIGEETLVRKKKNVVKPELLVNEPIKEEEAREFLKFIKHSEYSVVEQLHKQPARISVLALLLNSEGHRNALLNVLNETYVADDISVNKLDRLVGNISADNFISFSDDEIPPGGMGSTRALHITAMCKGCILPGVLVDNGSVLNVLPLSTLNRLLVDSSHMKSCQNVVRAFDGTERKVMGRIEIPLLIGPTVYEVDFLVMDIKPSYSCLLGRPWIHSAGAVPSSLHQKLKLVLEGRVVTIEAEEDIIASVTNDAPYLEMSDDAIECSFCSLEFVNATFIFEGNKIPMSRISKTTKMGL; encoded by the coding sequence aTGTACAACAAGGGTTACTCGAAGTCAGTAACAGTGAGTCAGCCAGGAAAGGTGGCTGCCACTCAGCAAAACTCGTCGAGACAGGAGGTCAGTACAAGGCGAAATGTTGAGaggccccaattcacgccaattcctATGTCGTACAGGGAACTATACCGAAATTTATTTGACGCAAACGTAGTTTCCCTTTTTTATCTGAAGCCCTTGCaacccccgtatcccaaatggtacgatgcaAATGCACAGTGCGACTATCATGCGGGAATAACGGGGCATTCTACAGAAAACTGTACGGCTTTTAAGAAGTTGGTTGAAAGGCTCATTGGTATGGGAGTCGTTAAATTTGACGACGCGACCAAGGCAGAAAATCCATTACCAGACCACACTGATGGTGGGGTAAATATGGTGGGTGAAGACAGAAGAATCAAGGCAGATACTGCGGATGTAAAGACTCCTTTGAGAAGGGTCTGGAAGGAGATGGTGAAAAGGGGACTAATCGTCTCAGAAGGAAGCTGTGAAAGGAAGAGGAATTACTGTGAGTTCCACCATGAagtggggcatgaaatccaagaatgtacGGAGTTTAGAGCCCTGATACAAGGCATGATGGACAATTGGGAGGTGAAATTCTGTGAAGGAGTTCAAGAGGAAAGTGATGTATGCGCATCAGAGTTGGCGTTGGGGGTCCCGAAGGTTAACCGTCCCATGGTCATCATTTCGCGACCTCAGAACAGTGAGGTTGGGGAACGAATAACACCAAAGGTTATCATTCAAAAACCGACTGTGTTCACTTACAAGGATAACAGgagggttccttggaattacaATTGTAATGTGACAATCCCGGGGAAAAAGGATATGGTCAGTAAAGAAGATCAGGATAAAGGAAGGCACTACGAACAGATAGGAGAGGAAACTTTAGTTCGAAAAAAGAAGAACGTGGTCAAACCCGAATTGTTGGTCAATGAACCAATTAAGGAGGAGGAAGCTAGAGAATTCTTGAAGTTTATAAAGCATAGCGAGTACAGCGTTGTGGAGCAGCTACAcaaacaaccagctcgcatatcTGTGCTAGCTTTACTCCTGAACTCGGAGGGACATCGAAATGCACTACTGAATGTGTTAAATGAAACTTACGTGGCCGACGATATCTCTGTTAACAAGTTGGATCGACTGGTCGGCAATATAAGCGCTGATAACTTCATCTCTTTCAGCGATGACGAAATACCACCTGGGGGTATGGGATCAACCAGAGCTTTACACATCACTGCAATGTGTAAAGGGTGTATATTACCGGGAGTTCTGGTAGACAACGGGTCGGTGTTAAATGTATTGCCCCTATCCACGCTCAACAGGCTACTTGTGGATAGTTCGCATATGAAATCGTGTCAGAACGtggtgagagcatttgatggcaccgaGAGGAAAGTCATGGGTAGAATTGAGATACCCTTGTTAATTGGCCCAACTGTCTATGAGGTAGATTTCTTGGTTatggacatcaagccttcttaCAGTTGCCTATTAGgaaggccttggatccattcaGCAGGTGCGGTACCGTCATCGTTACATCAAAAACTGAAGCTGGTGTTAGAAGGCCGGGTAGTAACGATAGAGGCTGAAGAGGATATCATTGCATCTGTGACTAACGATGCACCTTATTTGGAGATGAGTGACGATGCAATCGAGTGCTCTTTCTGTTCCTTAGAGTTCGTAAATGCAACATTCATCTTTGAGGGAAACAAGATCCCGATGTCGAGAATATCAAAGACTACAAAGATGGGGCTGTAA
- the LOC107905301 gene encoding cytokinin riboside 5'-monophosphate phosphoribohydrolase LOG3 isoform X2 has product MSFNVNVSRNIDLVYGGGSIGLMGLVSQAVHNGGRHVIGVIPKTLMPRELTGETIGEVKAVADMHQRKAEMAKHSDAFIALPGGYGTLEELLEVITWAQLGIHDKSVGLLNVDGYYNSLLSFMDKAVEEGFISPSARQIIVSAPTAKELVKKLEEYVPCHERVASKLSWEMEQLGYSKTYDISR; this is encoded by the exons ATGAGTTTCAatgttaat GTCTCAAGGAACATTGATTTGGTCTATGGAGGAGGTAGCATAGGATTGATGGGTTTAGTTTCACAAGCTGTTCACAATGGTGGTCGCCATGTCATTGG TGTTATTCCCAAGACACTCATGCCTCGAGag TTAACTGGTGAAACAATAGGGGAAGTGAAAGCTGTTGCAGATATGCATCAAAGGAAGGCAGAGATGGCTAAGCATTCAGATGCTTTCATTGCCTTACCAG GTGGTTATGGAACTCTTGAAGAACTACTTGAAGTCATTACTTGGGCTCAGCTCGGAATTCATGATAAATCA GTTGGCTTGTTGAATGTTGATGGATACTATAACTCATTGCTTTCCTTTATGGATAAAGCTGTGGAAGAAGGGTTTATTAGTCCAAGTGCACGCCAAATCATTGTATCTGCACCCACAGCAAAGGAGCTAGTAAAGAAATTGGAG GAATACGTACCCTGCCATGAAAGAGTTGCTTCAAAGTTGAGTTGGGAGATGGAACAGCTTGGTTACTCTAAAACATATGATATATCTAGGTAA
- the LOC107905296 gene encoding aquaporin PIP2-2: protein MANDVEVGSEFQAKDYHDPPPAPLVDAQELTQWSFYRAIIAEFIATLLFLYITVLTVIGYKSQVDPDKGGQDCDGVGILGIAWAFGGMIFILVYCTAGISGGHINPAVTFGLFLARKVSLVRAILYMAAQCLGAICGCGLVKAFQKSYYNKYGGGANSLADGYSTGTGLAAEIIGTFVLVYTVFSATDPKRNARDSHVPVLAPLPIGFAVFMVHLATIPITGTGINPARSFGAVVMFNQDKPWDDHWIFWVGPFIGAAIAAIYHQYILRAGAAKALGSFRSSSAM, encoded by the exons ATGGCTAATGATGTTGAGGTTGGTAGTGAGTTCCAAGCCAAGGACTACCATGATCCTCCACCAGCTCCATTGGTAGATGCCCAAGAGTTAACTCAGTGGTCTTTTTATAGGGCTATAATAGCTGAGTTCATTGCCACCCTTTTGTTTTTATACATCACTGTGTTAACAGTGATCGGATACAAGAGCCAAGTTGATCCAGATAAGGGTGGTCAAGATTGTGATGGTGTTGGCATTCTTGGTATTGCTTGGGCCTTTGGTGGCATGATTTTCATCCTTGTTTACTGCACTGCTGGTATCTCAG GGGGACATATCAACCCAGCAGTGACCTTTGGGCTTTTCTTGGCTCGTAAGGTATCATTGGTTCGAGCCATACTTTATATGGCTGCTCAATGTTTAGGAGCCATTTGTGGGTGTGGGTTAGTCAAGGCATTCCAAAAGAGTTATTACAACAAGTATGGTGGAGGAGCTAATAGCTTGGCTGATGGATACAGCACTGGCACTGGTTTGGCTGCTGAAATTATTGGCACATTTGTGCTTGTTTACACTGTATTCTCTGCAACTGATCCCAAAAGAAACGCAAGAGATTCTCATGTTCCT GTGTTGGCACCACTTCCCATTGGGTTTGCTGTGTTTATGGTTCATTTGGCAACTATTCCGATCACCGGAACCGGAATCAACCCTGCTCGTAGTTTCGGAGCTGTTGTTATGTTCAACCAGGACAAGCCATGGGATGACCAT TGGATATTCTGGGTTGGACCATTCATTGGAGCTGCCATTGCTGCAATTTATCACCAGTATATCCTCAGAGCAGGAGCTGCTAAAGCTCTTGGATCCTTCAGAAGCAGCTCAGCCATGTAA